One Archocentrus centrarchus isolate MPI-CPG fArcCen1 chromosome 14, fArcCen1, whole genome shotgun sequence DNA window includes the following coding sequences:
- the msantd2 gene encoding myb/SANT-like DNA-binding domain-containing protein 2: protein MAAPSNTEHSPEISTPLKVPKTEVPSPESEDLSDSNQYHSNPSTPNRFSPLNVSSGAAGRTAASSSSNSFTACRGMSWTPSETNALIAVWGNERLTEARMQQLEVAGTVFSGKAPGPAMYERVSRALSELGYERTPSQCRERMKTLRRCYSRVKEHGIGKRKSSYTIEQLEKVFGQGGWDSQSCAPVLINSSGLYQEMESDGSTLEDFSQEDWCNQVLDSAFQEGDMETEEIQVPKHRVLQIQAELSEQTQKRDMMQTVIRILESVQLKWEHFQTWTEFSRLHLSNKLAIFAVGYNTRWRESVRYHYAEISSQVPLGKRLREYFNPEKPEGRIIMTKVQKMNWKNVYYKFLDITISEARCLELHMEVDWVPVSQSRVTGCSRSTSHYLLPGDIPKAYGLYAVGYEAVSSSDGTPQTSSQSDSEDHSLPQSGLENGAQSQSDGEGAGHSDRTGAKVTYCYLGIAEDRTIHQCLFQHFQGSGKHYIHGEPSAVTRFLQENCHDAGTSQEDSAGEDSPQRFAIYIKFIEVELDFLSAGSLVECLETAVGYSLKYNNKETL from the exons ATGGCGGCGCCCAGTAACACGGAGCATTCTCCAGAGATATCGACGCCGTTAAAGGTACCGAAAACCGAGGTGCCATCCCCTGAATCCGAGGATTTGAGTGACAGTAATCAATATCACTCTAATCCCTCGACGCCAAATCGCTTCTCGCCTTTGAACGTGAGCTCAGGAGCTGCGGGCCGGACGGCGGCCTCATCCTCCTCCAACAGCTTCACGGCTTGCCGAGGGATGTCGTGGACGCCCTCCGAGACAAACGCCCTCATCGCGGTGTGGGGTAACGAGAGACTGACGGAGGCGAGGATGCAGCAGCTGGAGGTCGCCGGCACCGTGTTCTCTGGTAAGGCCCCGGGTCCTGCCATGTACGAGCGGGTGTCCAGAGCCCTGTCGGAGCTGGGATACGAGCGGACCCCGTCCCAGTGCCGGGAGAGGATGAAG ACGCTGCGGCGCTGCTACAGCCGTGTAAAGGAGCATGGCATTGGCAAGAGGAAGAGCAGCTATACTATAGAGCAGCTGGAGAAGGTGTTCGGTCAGGGAGGCTGGGACTCCCAGAGCTGTGCCCCTGTGCTCATTAACAGCAGTGGGCTGTATCAGGAGATGGAGTCTGATGGCAGCACCCTGGAAGACTTCTCACAGGAGGACTGGTGCAACCAGGTGCTGGACTCAGCATTCCAGGAGGGAGACATGGAGACGG AAGAAATCCAGGTGCCTAAACACAGAGTCCTACAGATACAAGCGGAGCTGTCAGAACAAACACA AAAAAGGGACATGATGCAGACGGTCATCCGTATTCTTGAGTCTGTGCAGCTTAAGTGGGAGCACTTTCAGACGTGGACTGAATTCTCACGGCTACACCTCTCCAACAAGCTGGCCATCTTTGCCGTGGGGTACAACACGCGCTGGCGTGAGAGCGTGCGTTACCACTACGCTGAAATAAGCTCGCAGGTGCCGCTGGGTAAGAGGCTTCGCGAGTACTTCAACCCGGAGAAGCCCGAAGGCCGCATCATCATGACCAAAGTTCAGAAGATGAACTGGAAGAATGTTTACTACAAGTTCTTGGACATTACCATCAGCGAGGCTCGTTGCCTTGAGCTGCACATGGAGGTGGACTGGGTCCCTGTGTCCCAGTCAAGGGTGACAGGCTGCAGCAGAAGCACATCCCACTACCTCCTTCCTGGGGACATCCCCAAAGCATATGGACTATACGCTGTTGGCTACGAGGCAGTGTCGTCCTCTGATGGCACTCCTCAGACCTCTTCCCAGAGTGATAGTGAAGACCACAGCTTACCTCAGAGTGGGTTAGAGAATGGGGCTCAGAGTCAGTCTGATGGAGAAGGAGCAGGGCACAGTGACAGGACTGGGGCTAAAGTCACTTACTGCTACCTGGGCATAGCCGAGGACAGGACCATACACCAGTGTCTCTTTCAGCACTTTCAGGGCTCTGGCAAACACTATATCCATGGTGAGCCGTCCGCCGTGACGCGTTTCCTGCAGGAGAACTGTCACGATGCGGGAACAAGTCAGGAGGACAGTGCAGGTGAAGACTCACCTCAGCGTTTTGCCATTTACATAAAATTTATTGAGGTGGAGCTGGACTTCCTCTCAGCAGGCTCCCTGGTGGAGTGCCTCGAAACTGCTGTTGGCTATTCCTTAAaatacaacaacaaagaaacGTTGTAA